One Ignavibacterium sp. DNA segment encodes these proteins:
- the mnmE gene encoding tRNA uridine-5-carboxymethylaminomethyl(34) synthesis GTPase MnmE, producing the protein MKEDTIIALATPAGVGAISVIRASGPKAFTVVDKFFFGKTRIENAATHTLHYGNIKNHDGELVDDVLISVFRAPNSYTGEDSVEISTHGNPLIVQKVIELLIGVDDVRTAEPGEFTKRAFLNNRIDLTKAEAVADIINSRTEASFRGARNQLDGFLSAKVNDLRSQLLNVSSFIELELDFAEEDIEFVNMDELLKRIDSIIIEIDTLLESYGFGRVIRDGVNVAIVGKPNVGKSSLLNYILKESRAIVSEIPGTTRDVIREEVSIDGILFRLFDTAGIRISEDTIEKEGIFRSQETVKNSDVIIFLEDVKQGDSKELHIDLLKLTNPDKVIKVLNKIDLDSTSEISADVKISAKTGEGIGQLFLKLKEKVIGSGSYTEKTAIVTNLRHHNCLKKSRENLMNARESVLKKMSGEFISVDLRNAEMNLAEIIGEVTTEDILNNIFMKFCIGK; encoded by the coding sequence AAAATGCAGCAACACACACACTTCATTATGGTAATATTAAAAATCATGATGGGGAACTTGTTGATGATGTTTTAATATCCGTTTTCAGGGCTCCAAATTCATACACTGGAGAAGATAGCGTTGAAATTAGCACTCACGGAAATCCACTCATTGTTCAAAAAGTAATCGAGCTTTTAATTGGTGTTGATGATGTTAGAACAGCAGAACCAGGTGAGTTTACAAAGAGAGCATTTTTAAATAATCGTATTGACCTGACAAAAGCTGAAGCAGTTGCAGATATTATTAATTCGCGTACTGAAGCCTCGTTTCGTGGTGCAAGAAATCAACTAGATGGATTTTTATCAGCAAAAGTTAATGATTTAAGATCTCAGTTGCTTAATGTATCATCGTTTATAGAATTGGAATTAGACTTTGCTGAGGAAGACATTGAATTTGTTAATATGGATGAGTTGTTAAAAAGAATAGACTCAATAATCATTGAAATCGATACATTATTAGAAAGTTACGGATTTGGCAGAGTAATTCGTGATGGAGTGAACGTTGCAATAGTTGGTAAACCGAATGTGGGAAAATCATCATTATTAAACTATATTCTTAAAGAATCTCGTGCTATAGTAAGCGAAATACCGGGGACTACTCGAGATGTAATACGAGAAGAGGTCTCAATTGATGGAATTCTTTTCAGGCTTTTTGATACGGCAGGAATTCGCATATCTGAAGATACAATTGAGAAGGAGGGTATTTTCAGAAGTCAGGAAACTGTAAAGAATTCAGATGTGATTATTTTTCTTGAGGATGTTAAACAAGGGGATTCAAAAGAACTTCATATTGATCTGCTAAAATTAACCAACCCAGATAAAGTAATTAAAGTATTAAATAAAATTGACTTAGATTCCACCTCTGAAATCAGCGCAGATGTCAAAATCTCAGCTAAGACAGGGGAGGGGATTGGCCAATTATTTTTGAAATTGAAAGAAAAAGTAATCGGTTCGGGTAGTTATACTGAAAAAACTGCCATAGTTACAAATCTCAGACACCATAACTGTCTGAAGAAGTCCAGAGAAAATCTTATGAATGCCAGAGAATCAGTTTTAAAGAAAATGAGCGGTGAGTTTATATCTGTGGATCTAAGAAATGCAGAAATGAACCTTGCTGAGATAATCGGTGAAGTTACAACAGAAGATATTTTAAATAACATTTTTATGAAATTTTGTATTGGAAAGTAA